TGATGGACTGCGCGGAGAGGCGGTACACGGTGGTGATCCTGCGGTGCAGGGACCGGCCGAAGCTGCTGTTCGACACGCTGTGCGCGCTCAGCGACCTGCAGTACGTCGTGTTCCACGGCACCGTCGACGCcgagcggcggagcagggaggcCTACCAAGTACGCCCGTCTCACGAAACCCCACAAACCATTGCCGGAACAAGCAATAATGAATGCTCACGGCAGCTCATCGTCTCCCCGGCGTGGTTGCAGGAGTACTACGTACGGCACGTCGACGGGTACCCGGTGCGCTCCGATGCCGAGCGGGCCCGCCTCGTCCGCTGCCTCGAGGACGCCGTCGAGCGGCGCGCGTCCGACGTAGGAATCTCCTCACCCGTCGTCCCCTATCGACGCCGTCTTGCGTTCCTCCTTCCTCGCCATGGCAAGTGACACCATTGCTGGCGGTTTGATGAGCAGGGGCTGGAGCTGGAGGTGAGGACGGAGGACAGGGTGGGGCTGCTGTCGGAGGTCACGCGCGTGTTCCGGGAGAACAGCCTCTCCATCATCCGCGCGGCGATCGCGACCAGGGACGGCAGGGCGGAGGACACGTTCTACGTTTCGGACGCGTACGGCAACCCCGTCGACGGCCGGACCATGGACGCGGTGGGCGAGCAGCTCGGGGACGCCGTGCTGCGGGTGAAGCGCGGCGTCGGCGACGCGCCGGTCAAGCCGGTGGCCGAGGGCGGCGCGGTGTCCGTCCTGGGCAGCCTGCTTAAGGGCTCCTTCCAAGGGCTCAGGCTGATCAGGTCCTACTCGTAATCCAAGGATTCTGATTTAGTTACACCTACACGACCTCGACCGGGTAGGGCTTTGTACATACAAATCTGACGTAGGTTAGGGAATAATGAAGCAGCAGGGCATGGCTCCTGCATTGTACATTTGCACAGGAAGTCACGTATCATTACCAGCACTACTGTGAATTAGCAATACAATTCTACAGGTTATCAGATATTTAGCCATTTCAAACGCATGCGGAAACTTTCAGTTAGTAGGTTACAGCGTGCACAATATGGCAGTCTATTGAGTTAAATGCCAACAGCAACTTGTTTCTGAACGAACAGCACCACACAGCATTACTGTGAATTAGCAATACAATTGTATAGGTTGTCAGAAATTTTGCCATTTCATACACATGTGGAAACTATCAGGTTAGTAGGTTACAGCGTGCGCAATATGGAGGTCTATTATAAGTAAATCACAACGGCAACTTACTTCTGAAAGAACAGTACCACACAGAGAAAAACTTCAGACACTTTCTGCAGGCTGACTTGAACTTCTTTCTTCCGAGGAATAATCATTTCTAGCAGAGCCTGAACATCAGGCTAACATGATCTGAATTCATGTAGTAAACTAGTAATTGCACAGAAAATAACCAGGAGAAATTCACCACTGATATAGTAGTCGAGTCATATAAACTAACGAGCACCAAACAAAAACTTTCAATTCTTACAAGGTTTTTTTCTAGCATGGTCTCACGAGCAAAACTCTCAAAACTAGATCAGACAACCAGAATATGATTGCACACGATCAGGAGAAGTACAAGATAAACTTAACAGGGCAAGATTTAAGTCATCCGCTGAGCAGCCTCCTTAGCGAGCAGCTTTTCCCTGGCCTTGGTTTTCGCCTGCGATTTGGAGCCCATGATACCACCGCCCCACTTCTTCCTGACCTCATCAAACTTGTCGTTGAAGTTGGCCTGGGAGTGAATCAAATGTCCAGTCAGTCCATAAGGCGATAACACAAAATTTGGATATTTAGAAACACAAATTCATAGCATCCAACCTTAATAGCCTCCAGGATCTTGCTGAACTCAAGTTTGTCCTCATTCTTGACAGTGGTCAGGCAAAGAACAGATGCGGTCTTCTTGTGGACGATCTACAGCAAAGTATTTATGAGCttccattttttttttcaaGACCCCATCAACATATATAACAAGCAAAAGAAAGGTGGAAGGGTTAATACCGATCCAAGGCGTGCTTTTCCCTTGACAATGCAGTATGGAACCTCCATTTTCCTACAAAGGGCTGGGAGCCACACAACCAGCTCAATCGGATCAACATCATGAGCTATGACAACCAGCTGGGCCTTGCTCtgcaaaaaggaaaaaaatgtaAACAACATAATTTTATGGTAAAGGCAAAACTCTGCTATCACTAAGAGATGGAAGGAACCAAATTGGTGTCCATACCTGCTCGATGAGGTATGTCACATGGTTGAGGCCATACTTCACAACAATTGGTTTCTTCGCCTCAACTGTTTTCCCTTCATTTTCAGCCTGGGCCCTCTTCAAAAGCCTCTCCTTCTTGGCAGCTTTGTCCTCAGGGCGGTACTTAAGAAGCATCTTGAACAAGTTTGTTGCTGAAATGGAAAATCAGACAAAATACAAGTTATAACTAAAGCAAAAGTACTGAAGGATATAAAGTGATTCTGCCCTTGATTTCAAAAATCAGTACTTCTAATGCCACAACTGCTAAGGATGTACCTAATGGGATAATGGCCCCAGGCAAGCCTAAATCAATATGGATTGCATTGCAACAAGAAGCGAGCAGAAATCATTTGAAGTAATGCTGATTTGATAGTGGTTAGCCTCACAAAGATTTGCCTAAACATTTATAAGCAATTAAACTTTGACAATCAGAATTTTAACTATCTTCAGTGGTAGCACAGTACTGTTATTTTTGGCAAACCTGTCTCATACCAAATGTCAGAACTGAAATTCATACCTACTTTTTTTAGAAATTCATATCCTACTTTTTTTAGCAATTCATATCCTACTGACAGCTCGAAGCATGCCCACCATTCAATACCGAGTACAGTGGCAAGCATACACTAACAAACAATTCTTAGGCAGCAAGCCCTTGCAGTGCTACTCAATGGATTGATGCATACACTAACCAATCAAATCTTAGCCTGGAAGCCATTGCAGGGCTACTCAATGCATTGATGCATACACTAACCAATCAAATCTTAGACTGGAACTCAATGCACTGATACTTACAAGGCAACCTTTCTCTACCACATATGTGGAAAAGCTGTAATGGACGGGAAGAAACATACCAAGGTTCTTGTCGAGGGTACGGGTGAACTGGTTGAGCGCCGGGGGCACCTTGAGGCGCTGCTTGAGGATGCGGCGCTGCCGTTGGATGCGCACGACCTTGGGCCACTTGACGAAGCGATGGAGGTCCTTCTTGGGAGGCAGCGCACCGCCGATCCCGAACTGTTTCGGCCTCTTCTCGAACAGCGGGTTCGTCACCACCTGCACCAACCAAACTCATCAGCAAAACCAAACCGGGAACGGCATAAACCTCACAAGAGAAAACGACGAGCAGAATAGATTGAACGAATCAGTGGCATACCGTCTTCTTCTTGGCGGTAACCGGCGCCTTGCCTCCTCTCTTCGGGGCCTGCAAGATTAGACAATCCACAGAGGATAATTAGGAACTAGATCAAATAGTACTAGAACCTAACAATTGTCGCTCAAGATCCAAGGAAACTAGTTTAATTTTTTCGCAAGAAAGCTGGGAATTCCATTGCTGATCACAGCAGGCGGGTTGCAACCAGAACGGGCGAGAGGAACCGAGCGTGAGAGGCGCGTACCATTTTGCCGGCGGCTGCTGCGACCTGCGAGcgagcggagcggcggcggggaggaagaggcgagtggtggcggcggcggaagctttGAAGCCAGGAGGCGGTTTTATAGGAGCGGCTCCCGAGCCACGTTGGGCGCTTCTGGATCGTTGGATTCGTCGTGCCGGAGGCTCGGTGGGCTTTCCCGCGTCCGTTCTGTGGATTAGGGTTTTGGCAGTCACGTCTGGGCCGAACGGCCCAGACAGGTCCACCGCGATAGTGTTAGACGGACTGGGCCGGAAGTTTTATTGGACTGAGCTGGGCTGAATTAATTCTGTAGGTAGCAGGCCGCCGCCAATCAGGGACCGACGTCGTGACTCACCGCCGGCGTCCaaatggccggccggccggccggccagcaGACGGGCGCCTCATTTCCTCCGCCGTGGACGTGGAAGTAGTGAGCTCACCACGGGGCGGGCCCACTCCGTCGTCCCGACGTCTCTGACACCTCGAATGGAAGGGGATCTCCATAATTATTGCCGAATTATTTTCGGAATCCAATGAGATATTTGCACCCAGGCCCTATACATAACCAAAATTGGCAGGATAGTGTTAGAGAAAAACTTGACTTACAAAAGGTAATGTTACTCTATGACTCTCCATGAGTCCATGTCAAAGCATGAACAGTAATATAAGCATGGGAGGTTTTTGGATCAAGTTTTGAATTCCATTTGGTTTCTTTTGCGCGACAAGGTAGATGTTTCTCAACAATTCTATGGAGCATAAACAGCTCAGATATTCACTCCCTATCAACGTTGATTCTCTGCGGCCTTCCTTCTGGAAAAAAAAACAATGTTGATTGATTTTGCAACTATGATTAAATTCTGACCATTTTCAAGTTgtttattttgtttcatactaTGCCTCACACATGCTCAGAGAACAAAAGAGAGGGGTGGCACATGACACATGCTAGCTGACACAGAGATACTGTtccaatgcaacattacatgtgGTCATGTGGGTGACACGGGAGGGAAAGGTGAAATCGCAATTGCGCAGGCCCCTGGATGCAACTCCGGCAGACCAAGTCCAGACTAGCGAAGCAACAACAGCAACGGGACACCGTCCCCGCGGCAGGCAGCAGTATAACTCGACGCCACCCCCGCCCAGTCGCAGCAGCAGCCCAAGCCTAGAGACGGCagacgacgccgcgccgccgccttccaccgccgccgcggcgctccGTCCCAGGTAACCCTCCCGTACTCCCCCCTCTCTCGTCCCGTCCCCTCGATTGTTCGTCGCGATCTAGCGTTCCGCACCCACGCGGCATTTACCGCCAACGCGGATCTGGGCTCCGGGCCTTCAGTTTCGCGTGTGATTCGCCGGGGGGGTGGTCCCGGTTGGGGATTGGCGGTGCCGGAATCGCGTCGGTGTGCCCGCGGTGGATCTAGGGGGTGGGAGTGGAGAGCTGCGGGGGTGAGGTCTTGCCACGTCGCCGGCGAACTCGCGGCCGTCGACGGGGCACAGCGAGCGGTGCTCCCCTCCCTAGGAGTGTCTCCTTTCGACTAGGGTCGAGACGCGTCACACTTCTCAGCGTACTCTGCTTGTACTGGTAGTGGTACTGCCGTACTGGGCTGTGTGTGGGGAACTGGGGACATCCACTTGGTTGTGGATGTGGGCAATCAAATCCAATTCCGCTCTCACTTCATTCATTTACTTGCGGATTAGTGGCTTGGTTAGTTTCTACCCAAGGTGCTGTTCCTGTTAATTTTCCAGACAATTTTGTGGATCACTTGACTGTGTTAATTCAAGTTGTACTGGTCTAAGCCTTGGTGAGATCTAATATTTGTAGAGTTTAGTTTAGTGGGAGCTGATGGATACCCACAGTGTGGCTTTGGGTTCTCATCCGTGCCATTGTGGTGCTTTTGTGATTTGACTAGCTTCGGATGATGATTGATCTGGTGGAGCTATCTGAGATTCTAAGTTTTAGCTTCCACTTGTTGTCTACACTCCGTACTCTGTCTATCTGTGGACAATGCTCCAAGCAATCACCAGAAATACTCGTTTAACTATTTTCATCCATACCTGTTAAGTGGGGACTGAAATCTGGTCATGTTGTTCTTAAGCGCCTCTTTCTGTCATGCAGGGTGTGAATATGTCAGCAAGCGCTCTGAAAGATCTCAATATTTCTCAATCAGCGGACCTGGAGAAAGGAAAGGACAATTCTATGAAATCCTGCATCAGCAAGCCTGTGTTGAATGGCAGCAAATGTGCCAACAAGGAAGAAAATTCTCTGTCTACTTGCCCTGATGCTGCGACTAATGGAAATGAGGCTGGAAATGCAGATGTAGAGTACATTGATTCTGAGAATCTAGTAGATCTCCCAGATGTTGATGCAACCCTCAGTGTATGACACTGTTTGCTTATTGATGATGTTTTGTTGGTTTTTTTTTTGGGTTCTAGTCAAAGCGAATTTATTCGTTTCTATTTTTGAACAGACCTTAGTTAAAAGGTTGGATTCTAAGGACTGGGTTATGACATGTGAAGCCCTCAACAATGTTCGTCAATTGGCGATATATCACAAGGAAAGATTGCAGGAGCTGCTGTAAGTCCCCCAGCATATGCACTAGAAATGTGTTTACCCTTTTGACAATCCTTTTGATATCTTCTGAACCACTTATCCATGCCAGTCAGCCAGTGATATAGAATTGCATGTCATCTCCTGTATTGGTTGTTTGGTATGATTTATGAACTATTTAAATTGCAGGGAGCCTCTAGTTCCTCTTATTGTGAAATCTGTGAAGAATCCAAGAAGTGCTGTCTGCAAAACAGCACTAATGACTTGTTCTGACATCTTTAAGGCCTATGGTGACCTGATTGTCGACTCAATTGATCCACTGGTAGGTATTGCTATTCAGATATGCTATTTAGAAGTTCCTCTATCAACTACAAACTCTCTGAAAACATCTTTTTTTTTAATCAAATGCCTTCACAGCTAGTACAGTTGTTTCTAAAAGCTTCACAAGATAAACGCTTTGTCTGTGAAGCTGCTGAGGCCGCTCTTATATCAATGACAAGTTGGATCTCCCCTTCAGTATTGTTACCGAGAATGCAGCCCTACCTCAAGAACAGGAATCCACGTATTCGGGCAAAAGCATCAGTGTGTTTCAGCAAGAGTGTACCTCGCCTCGTAAGTGAAACTTCTTGCCTGAAAAATTCTTTACAGTTGCAGCTTCTGTAGCCCCAATTCTTAGTTAAGATAGGAAGAAGGTTAATTTAATTCAGATTATAGTTTCCCTATCCGATGTCCCAAGCGATCAATCAGGTCGATATTAATAATTTAGTGTCCATGCGGTCTTGCGGACTGTCTCCTCCACTTGTGAGCCTGGTTGGGTCCAATATATTCCACGTCTTTTTTAGATTCTTTGATGTACGCTATGAGCATTGAGCCAAATAATTAGCTAGTAAACGTGTTGGAGATTTGATTGGCTGAGAGTATTAAGATGGAGGATGTATATTTGGCTGTAGACTATATGTTTGAATAGCTTCACACCTTAACTCAAATTTTGCTGTCATCTTCAATAGAGCAACAAGAAATGGAGGTTGAATACATCAGTTTTGTGCACCATAGATATACATGCACCATCCAATACTTGTTTTCACACATGTGAGGCATAGATTGTTACTCTGGTTGTTTTACAACCATCGTGCTTTTCTTTTGTCCAGGATGTGGAGGGAATCAAAGAGTATGGAATGGATAAGCTCATCCAGATTGCGGCAACCCAACTTAGTGACCAGCTTCCAGAATCAAGGGAAGCTGCTCGCAACCTGGCACTGGAACTACAAGTTTTCTATGAGAAGTCTCAGGCCTCGACTTCTGGCGAAAATGAAGGCGAACCTTCTGCCTCATCGGATGCTGAATCATGGGAAGCTTTCTGCCAGTCCAAGCTTTCTGCCTTAAGCGCCCAAGCCATCCTCCGTGTCACCTCTACTACTCCAAAAGAGGGCGTCACTGCAGGTGTCACCTCTGCTCCAAAAGAAGGCGTGGCTGTGGGTTGCTAGCACAAGAGTTAGTAGATGCAATGAGATTGGGATTTTCCATCCAGATCACCTTTTTTGCTGTACATGTTTATGGTTGGTCCTTCATTACATCCAGTCGGGAATTCGTTGATCATCGGTTCGAGTGTTCAGGTGTGGACCCGCGGTGTTAATATCAGTGCGAGATATAATCGGTTATAGTTGACTGTATAATCATTTCGTTCCACTACTTGGTATTGATTGGTCGGTGAATGTAGAATTTCTTCCACGGTTCAATGTTACACGGTCCTTTTCCCCCACCTGTCTGGTTCTGGTTCAGTTATTTTGAAGGGAAAGTGGCTTTCTTGTGTTGCTGTTATATTGTAGAACTTGATGTTTATTCCTGTATCGGGCAATCACCTGTAGCATGTCTCTGCTGTTTGCTTTCACTGTGAACTAAAAATGCCAACCCGTACTGTTGTGCCACGGAGAAGATCCGCTATTCGTTGGTGCCTTGGTGGCTGTCGGCTTGACATTGGGCTATTTAGGGCTCTTTGAGCTGGGTATATGCATTATGCTATCTGAAGCTGGAGTTCCCATCGCTATGTATGTAATAACCATCCGATACATGGCTATGTGATGCAAATGGGTGCCTCTATCCCTACAATTTCATGAAGACTGCTAAATGAGCCAGTAAAAACAACATTTCTGTTGGCAAGCTCGTAGCTTGTTTACAAGCAGGATTCAACGCGATGTTTCCAAACTTCTGTGGGAAATGTTTCTTTTGGGCACTAATTTTGTGGAAAAATGTTACGCATTTGGAACTATATGGGCAAAAGGTAGACATTCGAAACTGAACTTCATAGGCAGTTTGCATTGGTGTAATTGAAAGACCATTGGTGATACAATATGCATTTTTTTAAAATCAGTGATTTGAAACAACTAGTTCTTGTAAAATGTTGAACCATCTATTTTAAAATGTAGACCTAGCTTTTGTAAATGTTGATAGGCGCAAGGTTAATCAACCTTTTGATTGTACCATTTCAACATTTGGAATTTATGATGCCAGCATTTTGACATTACAATTTCAACATTTTGAACATTAAATGTTGAACACGTGTTAAAATTGGTTGAAATATCCTCCACGAAATGGTGACTTAAGCACATTGAAAGTATTAAAAGAAAGGTTTCCAAAAGAAAGATGGAATATGTGATTTGTGTTGATGTCCCAATTCAATTGGTGTTTGTTTGTTACCATGCTCCCTAGTTTGGGTCTCTCTTTTTTCAATATAATCGCAGCTCTTATGTGGTATTGTGGTTCAtttagaaaaaaagaaagatggaATAAAAGGGAAGAAACTAAGTTCGGCTGGCCATTTTCGCGCGCTGGGCCTAACTGGGCTTTTCTGTGCTGTGCTGGCTGGGCCTATTTGACgtgaggaaaaaaaaaacatccCCGGCAGCTCTTTCTCCTCTCTTCcctcaaaaaaagaaaataagCTCTTTCTCCTCTCTCCCACGCGGACGCGGCCACGCCTTCTCTCCTCGCTCTCGGCTCCTTTCCCAGCGGCGACGAGGAGGCGAGTGGCGCCGCCCTTGCAAGTGTTCATCGGACGCTTCGCCGGGCGACAAGGGTACTTCCGccctttcccttcccttccGTTCCTGCTGTGCGAAATCGAACACCCAAGCCCCTATCGTATGctatttgtattcggatctgaccATGTATTTTACCTACTGGGTCCGCCCCTGATCCAATCCAATCCCTCCGTGCTTTGATTAGGCTGTTGTTCTTCAGCGGGAGGAGAATCGATTACCCGAGGTGCAACTGCAGTTCATTTTTCAAGATTTCCAGCGGTTCTGCTGGAACCCTCATGCCGCAGGTCAAGCTCGCCACTTCTTGGACATGAGGCTCAACAAGGTGGAAGTGAACCTTAGAAGGCTGCTGGAGGCGGCTCCCCGGCAGCATAATCAGGCTAAGCTTGTCCATGTATGTACGAGTGGTTCATACGAATTTCTTGGGTAGTTAGATTTCCATCGCACATTGGTAGAGCTGATCATCTGACTttctgaatttcctttgaaAGGAAGATAAGAAATAGATATTGACTCATTCTGGTTTATTCTAGTATCAACGAACTATAAATATTTATCATTTTGAATGAACTGTGTACTAGTCATTGACGGCTTCCATTCAAATGCAGTATGTAACCACAGCCAGGGAGCTATTGGAGCAGAGACCATACCTGAAGGGATATCAAGGTGTGTTGTTTTGCGATGGCCGAGAACTTGGAACACTGATATTGTGATATACTGGCTCTGACCCAATTAATGTATGTCAAAAATATATAATTTTGTCGTAAAAGGAAAACCAGTTGCCATTTGACAGTATCAAACAAAAACATCAAATTTTTTCTGTCCATTGTAAGAATGTTATGCATAGATCTTGCCAGTGCACCAATAGGGCCATCCATCTTTTGCATGTTCATTAAAATCTTGATGTCTTTGCCGGCAGTTCTGGCTGTTGATTAGTGAATACACCCTGGTCACATATTCTTTGGCTGACTGTGACAAGACACAATTGAGTACTCGCACATTATCGGAATTATGCCACCTATCCTATTACCTGGATACAAGTGGGTTCACTAACCTGGCTTCCAGAAATTTTTTTCTTGTTTCATATAAGGCTCCTTGTGGAAGGGGTCAAAGTCATGATGAATGTGGCGTGCAGGATTTTATCTCAACAACCAGCTCCAAGGGTCCTCGCTCTACCGGCGCCAGATGCTGATCAGGATgaagatgaagaggaggccTGAGGAAGGAGGTGGAGCAAGTTTGCAGTTCCCTTTTTGGCTGGTGTATTTAGTTTCCTCGTTGCCCTCCTCGTGGGTGCTGTATTCCTTTTGGTGGTCGTTGGTAGTTGAACTCTTCTTAGCTCGGGTACACTTGCTTTATCGCCTAGGAATCCTGGGTAATTAAACTTCAGGACGTGTCTGATCTGAATCAGGTCAGGCGCGTCCCTTCTTAGGCTTTCCCCTTTTCCTGTTCTCCTAGCCGTATGGCTGAACCTATCTGTATTTCCGTTTTAAGTAATGGAAATGGGGCTTGTCTCGTGTCGAAAAAATATAAGGCTCCTT
The Panicum hallii strain FIL2 chromosome 6, PHallii_v3.1, whole genome shotgun sequence genome window above contains:
- the LOC112896855 gene encoding 60S ribosomal protein L7a-1-like, with translation MAPKRGGKAPVTAKKKTVVTNPLFEKRPKQFGIGGALPPKKDLHRFVKWPKVVRIQRQRRILKQRLKVPPALNQFTRTLDKNLATNLFKMLLKYRPEDKAAKKERLLKRAQAENEGKTVEAKKPIVVKYGLNHVTYLIEQSKAQLVVIAHDVDPIELVVWLPALCRKMEVPYCIVKGKARLGSIVHKKTASVLCLTTVKNEDKLEFSKILEAIKANFNDKFDEVRKKWGGGIMGSKSQAKTKAREKLLAKEAAQRMT
- the LOC112898586 gene encoding uncharacterized protein LOC112898586 — encoded protein: MSASALKDLNISQSADLEKGKDNSMKSCISKPVLNGSKCANKEENSLSTCPDAATNGNEAGNADVEYIDSENLVDLPDVDATLSTLVKRLDSKDWVMTCEALNNVRQLAIYHKERLQELLEPLVPLIVKSVKNPRSAVCKTALMTCSDIFKAYGDLIVDSIDPLLVQLFLKASQDKRFVCEAAEAALISMTSWISPSVLLPRMQPYLKNRNPRIRAKASVCFSKSVPRLDVEGIKEYGMDKLIQIAATQLSDQLPESREAARNLALELQVFYEKSQASTSGENEGEPSASSDAESWEAFCQSKLSALSAQAILRVTSTTPKEGVTAGVTSAPKEGVAVGC